Proteins encoded in a region of the Populus alba chromosome 13, ASM523922v2, whole genome shotgun sequence genome:
- the LOC118053220 gene encoding vesicle-associated protein 2-2 isoform X3: MTQLLEILPKELKFVFEVKKQSSCSIRLTNNTYHKVKTTSPKKYCVRPNVGIVDPKSTFEFIVTMQAQKVAPHDMVCKDKFLILSAIVPVGTTEKDITPSMFAKDNGNHVEEVKMRVALISPPESPVLSPINGVLNQGPFFEPSVLKDPLQNRVEIFTPPQTHQIARSSEFKMTNGHELNTANDVELKPNKDGIHDQELEPRKDGIHDQELKPEKDGIHQESKLSNETVWLPNIDVVVEKELKLEQDEELKQDKDASNNEHSKLANDMESPSLKNEEVITVNAVQELKLARDIEEMKSKLHVLELKLNEAEATISKLTEEKRQGNQEQKILQEELDVLRSRTSVKRVYVGFPLLFVLMTAFISIMLGHLLHR, from the exons ATGACACAGCTTTTGGAAATCCTGCCCAAGGAACTCAAATTTGTTT TTGAAGTGAAGAAGCAAAGCTCATGCTCAATACGGCTTACCAATAACACCTACCACAAG GTTAAAACAACTTCACCTAAGAAGTACTGCGTGCGACCAAATGTTGGCATTGTCGATCCAAAATcaacttttgaatttattg TCACAATGCAAGCTCAAAAGGTGGCTCCTCATGATATGGTGTGCAAAGACAAGTTCTTAATCCTAAGCGCAATTGTTCCTGTTGGAACAACTGAGAAGGACATCACACCTAGTATG TTTGCCAAAGATAATGGCAACCATGTTGAAGAGGTCAAGATGAGAGTGGCCCTCATCAGCCCACCTGAATCACCCGTACTATCACCAATTAATGGAGTGCTTAACCAGGGGCCTTTTTTTGAACCTTCTGTGCTGAAAGATCCTTTGCAGAATAGAGTTGAAATTTTCACTCCACCACAAACG CATCAGATTGCCAGGAGTTCAGAATTCAAAATGACCAATGGCCATGAACTCAATACAGCTAATGATGTAGAGTTGAAGCCAAACAAGGATGGGATTCATGATCAAGAGTTAGAGCCAAGGAAGGATGGTATTCATGATCAAGAGTTGAAGCCAGAGAAGGATGGGATTCATCAAGAGTCTAAGCTGTCAAATGAGACGGTTTGGCTACCAAATATTGATGTTGTCGTTGAGAAGGAGTTGAAGCTGGAACAGGACGAAGAGTTGAAGCAAGACAAGGATGCCAGTAACAATGAGCACTCCAAGCTAGCGAATGATATGGAGTCCCCTTCTCTGAAGAATGAGGAAGTCATAACAGTGAATGCTGTGCAGGAGCTGAAGTTGGCCCGTGATATTGAGGAGATGAAATCAAAATTGCATGTACTTGAATTAAAGCTAAACGAG GCCGAGGCTACTATTTCAAAGTTAACAGAGGAGAAGAGACAGGGCAATCAAGAACAGAAAATCTTGCAAGAAGAACTA GATGTATTGAGAAGTCGGACAAGCGTAAAAAGAGTGTACGTGGGATTCCCGCTTCTATTTGTTCTTATGACTGCCTTCATCAGCATCATGCTTGGACACCTTTTACACCGTTAA
- the LOC118053220 gene encoding vesicle-associated protein 2-2 isoform X1, translated as MTQLLEILPKELKFVFEVKKQSSCSIRLTNNTYHKVAFKVKTTSPKKYCVRPNVGIVDPKSTFEFIVTMQAQKVAPHDMVCKDKFLILSAIVPVGTTEKDITPSMFAKDNGNHVEEVKMRVALISPPESPVLSPINGVLNQGPFFEPSVLKDPLQNRVEIFTPPQTHQIARSSEFKMTNGHELNTANDVELKPNKDGIHDQELEPRKDGIHDQELKPEKDGIHQESKLSNETVWLPNIDVVVEKELKLEQDEELKQDKDASNNEHSKLANDMESPSLKNEEVITVNAVQELKLARDIEEMKSKLHVLELKLNEAEATISKLTEEKRQGNQEQKILQEELDVLRSRTSVKRVYVGFPLLFVLMTAFISIMLGHLLHR; from the exons ATGACACAGCTTTTGGAAATCCTGCCCAAGGAACTCAAATTTGTTT TTGAAGTGAAGAAGCAAAGCTCATGCTCAATACGGCTTACCAATAACACCTACCACAAGGTTGctttcaag GTTAAAACAACTTCACCTAAGAAGTACTGCGTGCGACCAAATGTTGGCATTGTCGATCCAAAATcaacttttgaatttattg TCACAATGCAAGCTCAAAAGGTGGCTCCTCATGATATGGTGTGCAAAGACAAGTTCTTAATCCTAAGCGCAATTGTTCCTGTTGGAACAACTGAGAAGGACATCACACCTAGTATG TTTGCCAAAGATAATGGCAACCATGTTGAAGAGGTCAAGATGAGAGTGGCCCTCATCAGCCCACCTGAATCACCCGTACTATCACCAATTAATGGAGTGCTTAACCAGGGGCCTTTTTTTGAACCTTCTGTGCTGAAAGATCCTTTGCAGAATAGAGTTGAAATTTTCACTCCACCACAAACG CATCAGATTGCCAGGAGTTCAGAATTCAAAATGACCAATGGCCATGAACTCAATACAGCTAATGATGTAGAGTTGAAGCCAAACAAGGATGGGATTCATGATCAAGAGTTAGAGCCAAGGAAGGATGGTATTCATGATCAAGAGTTGAAGCCAGAGAAGGATGGGATTCATCAAGAGTCTAAGCTGTCAAATGAGACGGTTTGGCTACCAAATATTGATGTTGTCGTTGAGAAGGAGTTGAAGCTGGAACAGGACGAAGAGTTGAAGCAAGACAAGGATGCCAGTAACAATGAGCACTCCAAGCTAGCGAATGATATGGAGTCCCCTTCTCTGAAGAATGAGGAAGTCATAACAGTGAATGCTGTGCAGGAGCTGAAGTTGGCCCGTGATATTGAGGAGATGAAATCAAAATTGCATGTACTTGAATTAAAGCTAAACGAG GCCGAGGCTACTATTTCAAAGTTAACAGAGGAGAAGAGACAGGGCAATCAAGAACAGAAAATCTTGCAAGAAGAACTA GATGTATTGAGAAGTCGGACAAGCGTAAAAAGAGTGTACGTGGGATTCCCGCTTCTATTTGTTCTTATGACTGCCTTCATCAGCATCATGCTTGGACACCTTTTACACCGTTAA
- the LOC118053220 gene encoding vesicle-associated protein 2-2 isoform X2: MTQLLEILPKELKFVFEVKKQSSCSIRLTNNTYHKVAFKVKTTSPKKYCVRPNVGIVDPKSTFEFIVTMQAQKVAPHDMVCKDKFLILSAIVPVGTTEKDITPSMFAKDNGNHVEEVKMRVALISPPESPVLSPINGVLNQGPFFEPSVLKDPLQNRVEIFTPPQTIARSSEFKMTNGHELNTANDVELKPNKDGIHDQELEPRKDGIHDQELKPEKDGIHQESKLSNETVWLPNIDVVVEKELKLEQDEELKQDKDASNNEHSKLANDMESPSLKNEEVITVNAVQELKLARDIEEMKSKLHVLELKLNEAEATISKLTEEKRQGNQEQKILQEELDVLRSRTSVKRVYVGFPLLFVLMTAFISIMLGHLLHR, from the exons ATGACACAGCTTTTGGAAATCCTGCCCAAGGAACTCAAATTTGTTT TTGAAGTGAAGAAGCAAAGCTCATGCTCAATACGGCTTACCAATAACACCTACCACAAGGTTGctttcaag GTTAAAACAACTTCACCTAAGAAGTACTGCGTGCGACCAAATGTTGGCATTGTCGATCCAAAATcaacttttgaatttattg TCACAATGCAAGCTCAAAAGGTGGCTCCTCATGATATGGTGTGCAAAGACAAGTTCTTAATCCTAAGCGCAATTGTTCCTGTTGGAACAACTGAGAAGGACATCACACCTAGTATG TTTGCCAAAGATAATGGCAACCATGTTGAAGAGGTCAAGATGAGAGTGGCCCTCATCAGCCCACCTGAATCACCCGTACTATCACCAATTAATGGAGTGCTTAACCAGGGGCCTTTTTTTGAACCTTCTGTGCTGAAAGATCCTTTGCAGAATAGAGTTGAAATTTTCACTCCACCACAAACG ATTGCCAGGAGTTCAGAATTCAAAATGACCAATGGCCATGAACTCAATACAGCTAATGATGTAGAGTTGAAGCCAAACAAGGATGGGATTCATGATCAAGAGTTAGAGCCAAGGAAGGATGGTATTCATGATCAAGAGTTGAAGCCAGAGAAGGATGGGATTCATCAAGAGTCTAAGCTGTCAAATGAGACGGTTTGGCTACCAAATATTGATGTTGTCGTTGAGAAGGAGTTGAAGCTGGAACAGGACGAAGAGTTGAAGCAAGACAAGGATGCCAGTAACAATGAGCACTCCAAGCTAGCGAATGATATGGAGTCCCCTTCTCTGAAGAATGAGGAAGTCATAACAGTGAATGCTGTGCAGGAGCTGAAGTTGGCCCGTGATATTGAGGAGATGAAATCAAAATTGCATGTACTTGAATTAAAGCTAAACGAG GCCGAGGCTACTATTTCAAAGTTAACAGAGGAGAAGAGACAGGGCAATCAAGAACAGAAAATCTTGCAAGAAGAACTA GATGTATTGAGAAGTCGGACAAGCGTAAAAAGAGTGTACGTGGGATTCCCGCTTCTATTTGTTCTTATGACTGCCTTCATCAGCATCATGCTTGGACACCTTTTACACCGTTAA